From a region of the Trichoderma atroviride chromosome 6, complete sequence genome:
- a CDS encoding uncharacterized protein (EggNog:ENOG41~TransMembrane:1 (i12-38o)) encodes MASSDDEHKSSSVYLVMAIILAVLIFLNVLLGVVYLLIPKECFDCQGAIYRRRAAAAAAAAAAAAAAEDVGRFYHQAHRGPHHGYEARSIYISGSQGQQVTIINGIVEVDDELDPWAYWATDSEETLHGISLNTAQPQYQRQSHYDMHGDAAIAARTTPTVNAMVSDYDYRHSYEQDAPEMQLTSDGLVTRMPNEGGLILDLAGYDTQSPMESVPERAVVRPPACSQH; translated from the coding sequence atggcttcCTCAGACGACGAGCACAAGTCCTCCTCCGTCTACCtcgtcatggccatcatccTGGCTGTTCTCATCTTTCTCAACGTCCTTCTCGGCGTGGTCTATCTCCTCATTCCAAAGGAATGCTTCGACTGTCAAGGTGCTATTTATcgtcgacgagctgctgcggctgcggctgctgctgctgctgccgctgccgccgaagATGTCGGTAGATTCTATCACCAAGCTCACCGCGGCCCTCATCATGGCTATGAAGCGAGATCCATCTACATCTCCGGTTCTCAAGGACAGCAGGTTACCATCATCAACGGCATTGTCGAGGTGGATGACGAACTTGACCCGTGGGCCTACTGGGCTACTGATTCTGAAGAGACTCTACACGGAATCTCTCTCAACACCGCCCAGCCTCAGTATCAACGTCAAAGCCATTACGATATGCACGgcgacgccgccatcgcaGCTAGAACTACGCCTACCGTCAATGCCATGGTCTCTGACTACGACTATCGTCACAGCTACGAGCAGGATGCTCCGGAAATGCAGCTCACCTCTGACGGCCTCGTCACCAGAATGCCCAACGAGGGAGGCCTGATCCTCGACCTGGCAGGATACGACACCCAGTCGCCCATGGAATCCGTACCTGAGCGCGCCGTCGTTCGCCCCCCCGCTTGCTCGCAACATTGA